The window GGGCAGCGAACGCCGGTGTCGGCCACCAGCGGCCGGGTGTATTTGCATTCGGGATAGTTCGAGCAGCCGATGAAGCGGCCAAACCGTCCCTCGCGGATCACCAGGGGATGGCCGGACTCCGGGCAGCGTTCGTCGAGCACCTCCGGCGCCACCGTCTGGCGCTGCATCGAACTGCCTGCCGCCTCGACCAGGGCCGAGAAAGGGCCATAGAAATCGTGCAGCACCCGCACCCATTCCTCATCGCCGTTGGCGATGCGGTCCAGCACTTCTTCCATGCGGGCGGTGAATCCCACCTCGAAGATGCTGTCGAAATGCTGCAACAACTGATCGTTGACGACGAAGCCGAGTTGGGTGGGGTGAAGCCGCTTGGCCTGGCGCTCGACATAGCCCCGGTCGATGATGGTCGAGATGATGGTGGCGTAGGTGGAGGGGCGGCCGATACCGTTCTCTTCCAGGGCCTTGACCAGGGTGGCTTCGGTGTAGCGCGGGGGCGGCTCGGTGAAGTGCTGTTCGGGGAGGAGGCGGAGCAGGTCGAGCAACTCGCCTACGGTCAGCGGCGGGATCTGGATGCCCAAATCGTCCTCGCTGGTCTCGTCCTCGGCGCGGGATTCCTCGTACACGGCCAGGAAGCCGGGGAAACGGACGGATGAGCCGGTGGCGCGGAACAGGTAGGGTTTGGGGCCAGCGTCGGGGCCGGCCTCCACCTCGACGGTGAGGGTGTCGTAGATGGCGGCGGCCATCTGGCTGGCCAGGAAACGCTGCCAGATGAGTTTATAAAGCCGGAACTGGTCGTGGCTGAGGAAGGGCTGCACCGCCTCGGGCGTGCGCTTCACCGAGGTCGGGCGGATGGCCTCGTGCGCTTCCTGGGCCGAGCGGGTGCGGGTGCGATAGGTGGGCGCACTCTCCGGAACATAGCCTTCGCCGTAGGTGGTCAGGATGTAGCTGCGCGCCTCGGCCTGCGCCTCGGTCGAGATGCTGGTGCTGTCGGTGCGCATGTAGGTGATCAGCCCCGTGGCGCCTTCGCCTTCCAGGTTGATGCCCTCATAAAGCTCCTGGGCGGTGCTCATGGTGCGGTTGGCGGTGAAACCGAGGGCGCGCGAGGCTTCCTGTTGCAGGGTGCTGGTGGTGAAGGGCGCCGCCGGCCGGCGTTTGCGCTCGCCCCGCTGCACCTTCGTCACCTGCCATGTTGCCCCTTCCAGGTCAGCCACCAGCCGTTGCGCTTCGGCGCCGGTGGCGATCTTGAAATCCTCGCCGTTGATCTTGACCAGGCGGGCGCGGAAGCTGCGGCGCTCTGGCTCGCACTTGGCCAGGTCAGCGGCAAGCGACCAGTATTCCTCGGGGATGAAGGCCTGGATCTCGCGCTCTCGCTCGACGATCAGCCGCACGGCCACCGTCTGCACCCGGCCGGCCGAGAGGCCCCCCCGCACGCTCTTCCACAGCAGCGGGCTGACCTGATAGCCCACCAGCCGGTCGAGGATGCGCCGCGTCTGTTGGGCGTTGACCAGGTCGAAGTCGATCTGCCGGGCATGAGCGAAAGCATCGGCCACGGCATTTTTCGTGATTTCGTGGAAAACCACGCGCTGCGTGCGCTTGGGGTCGGCCCCGGCGGCTTCGGCCACGTGCCAGGCGATGGCCTCACCCTCGCGGTCGGGGTCGGTGGCCAGGTAGATTTCCTCAGCGCGGGCGACGGCCTCGCTGAGTTCTTCCACCACCTTCTTTTTCTCCTGCGGGACGATGTAGATCGGCTTGAAATCGTGCTCGACATCGACCGAGAGTTTGGATTTGTAGAGGTCGCGCACATGCCCGACCGAGGCCTTGACCGTGTAGCCGCGGCCCAAATAGTTGCCCACGGTGCGGGCTTTGGCCGGCGATTCGACGATGACCAGTTTGCCCTTGCGCGGGCCGCTGTAGGTGGATCGCCGCGGCGCCGCGCCCTCGCGCTTGCTGCCGCCGCCGGCCGCCCGTCGCGTCCCGGTCTTCGTCCTGGTTTTGGTGGAGGATTTGCCGGCCGCTGATTTTTCAGTTGCTTTTCCGGATGCGCTCTTGGTCCCGTCCTTCTTGGCCGGGGTCTTGGCCGCGGGCGCGGGCTTCTCCAGCCCGGCGTGTTCGGGCGTCAGGCCCATCTTGAACATCGTCGTGCCGCAGACCGGGCACGACCCGCGCGTGCCCGGCGCTCCGGCGGCCGTGAATTCGGCCCGCGGATTCGCCATCTCGCGCTTGGTTTTACATTTGACGCAGTATGCTTCCATTGAGTGGTTATTGGTAATTAGTAATTGGTTATTGGAGATTGGTTATTGGAGATTGGTTATTGGAGATTGGTTATTGGAGATTGGTTATTGGAGATTGGTTATTGGAGATTGGTTATTCACGCTAATTACCAATAACCAATAACCAATAACCAATAACCATTTCCCAACGCAAATTGATCAATCGACGTGATACACCGGCCCTGGCTCGCGGGCGAGGACGTATTGCATCCCGCCAGTCTGCCGCACCATGCCTTTTAGTTCCATCAGGGCCAGGGTGCTGGTGATCTCGCTGATCGGCAGGTTGGCCTCGCGGCGCAGTTCGTCCACATGCCGGGGTTCGGCGCTGAGGAGGGCAAACAGCCGGGCTTCGGTGGGGTCGGTGGGGAGGGTCTGGCGGGCGGCGCTCTGTTGGGCGACTTTGGTCAGGTTGAGGGCTTCGAGCACGTCGTTGGCGCTGATCACCGGCGTCGCTCCCTCCTGGATCAGCCGGTTCGGCCCCTCGCTGGCGGCGGAGAGGATGCTGCCCGGCACAGCGAAGACCTCGCGTCCCTGCTCCAGCGCCTGCTTGGCCGTGATCACCGCGCCCGAGGACCAGTCGCCCTCGACGACGATGACGGCCAGGCTGAGGCCGCTGATGATGCGGTTGCGGGCGGGGAAGTTGCGGGCTTCGGGCTGCATCCCCAGCGGCTGCTCGCTGACCAGGGCGCCCTGCTGCTCGATACGCCCGGCCAGTTGGCGGTGTTCGGGCGGGTAGATGGTGTCGAGACCGTTGCCCAGCACGGCCAGGGTGCGGCCGCTGGCGTTCATGGCTGACTCGTGGGCGACGGCGTCGATCCCGCGCGCCAGCCCGCTGACGACGGTGACGCCCGCTCGCGCCAGGTCGGTGGAGAGGCGCAGCGCACACTCGCGGCCATAGGCCGTGGCCCGTCGCGTGCCGACGATGCCGATCGCCCACTCGTCTTCGGGCAGCAGCTCGCCGCGCAGGTAGAGGACGGGCGGGGGGCTGTCGATGCGGCGCAGGTTGGCGGGGTAGGCGTCGTCGTCCCAGGTCAGCACCCGCAGCCCGGCAGCCTGGACGCGGGCAAGTTCAGCTTCGAGGTCGAAGCTCTTGCGCAAGAGCAGCAGCCCTTCGAGCGAGCGGCGATCCAGCCCGGCCTGAGCCAGCTCGAGCGGCGGCGCTTTCCACGCCGCTTCGACATCGCCGAAGGCGTCGATCAAGGCGCGCAGCTTTTTGGCGCCGATGCCCGGCGCCCGGTTGAAGCCGATCCAATAACGCAGCATGGGGAAGGAAAAGCCTGGTAACAAAGGCCCGCCCGCCGGAGATAGGCGGGCGGATGGGGCCGATTGGGGCCAGAAGGCGACGAACGTTTGCCAGCATAGCGGGGAGAGTGCGCTTTGTCAAGAGCCTCAAGCGCCTGCGCTGCCTACACGCGGCTCGTAGGGCGCCGTTTTCAGCCGCCCCATCCGGTTTTGGCCCTGCCAGGACTTGCGTTACCATGCCACCCACGCACCACGCAACACGCACCACGCAACACGCACCACGGAACACGCAACACGCAACACGCAACACGCAACACGTACCACGCACCACGCACCACAGAACATGAACAAACGCCAACGCCTCGAAACCCTGCTTGCCGGCCAA of the Caldilineales bacterium genome contains:
- the topA gene encoding type I DNA topoisomerase, producing the protein MEAYCVKCKTKREMANPRAEFTAAGAPGTRGSCPVCGTTMFKMGLTPEHAGLEKPAPAAKTPAKKDGTKSASGKATEKSAAGKSSTKTRTKTGTRRAAGGGSKREGAAPRRSTYSGPRKGKLVIVESPAKARTVGNYLGRGYTVKASVGHVRDLYKSKLSVDVEHDFKPIYIVPQEKKKVVEELSEAVARAEEIYLATDPDREGEAIAWHVAEAAGADPKRTQRVVFHEITKNAVADAFAHARQIDFDLVNAQQTRRILDRLVGYQVSPLLWKSVRGGLSAGRVQTVAVRLIVEREREIQAFIPEEYWSLAADLAKCEPERRSFRARLVKINGEDFKIATGAEAQRLVADLEGATWQVTKVQRGERKRRPAAPFTTSTLQQEASRALGFTANRTMSTAQELYEGINLEGEGATGLITYMRTDSTSISTEAQAEARSYILTTYGEGYVPESAPTYRTRTRSAQEAHEAIRPTSVKRTPEAVQPFLSHDQFRLYKLIWQRFLASQMAAAIYDTLTVEVEAGPDAGPKPYLFRATGSSVRFPGFLAVYEESRAEDETSEDDLGIQIPPLTVGELLDLLRLLPEQHFTEPPPRYTEATLVKALEENGIGRPSTYATIISTIIDRGYVERQAKRLHPTQLGFVVNDQLLQHFDSIFEVGFTARMEEVLDRIANGDEEWVRVLHDFYGPFSALVEAAGSSMQRQTVAPEVLDERCPESGHPLVIREGRFGRFIGCSNYPECKYTRPLVADTGVRCPKDGGAIVQKRSRKGKVFYGCDNWPKCDFVTWNEPIDARCPRCNSILTKAGKRVKCAQCDYNAPLDTVEQPATTVQML
- the dprA gene encoding DNA-processing protein DprA — its product is MLRYWIGFNRAPGIGAKKLRALIDAFGDVEAAWKAPPLELAQAGLDRRSLEGLLLLRKSFDLEAELARVQAAGLRVLTWDDDAYPANLRRIDSPPPVLYLRGELLPEDEWAIGIVGTRRATAYGRECALRLSTDLARAGVTVVSGLARGIDAVAHESAMNASGRTLAVLGNGLDTIYPPEHRQLAGRIEQQGALVSEQPLGMQPEARNFPARNRIISGLSLAVIVVEGDWSSGAVITAKQALEQGREVFAVPGSILSAASEGPNRLIQEGATPVISANDVLEALNLTKVAQQSAARQTLPTDPTEARLFALLSAEPRHVDELRREANLPISEITSTLALMELKGMVRQTGGMQYVLAREPGPVYHVD